A single genomic interval of Alistipes provencensis harbors:
- a CDS encoding ROK family protein, whose product MERYAIGIDLGGTSVKYAVVASSGEVLFSGQLPAFAQESAEAVLGQVLKGVEACRDYAAGKGLTLAGVGIGTPGVVSADGRTVLGGAENIAGWENIPLAARIEEAAGLKTLAGNDANMMALGETLFGAAKGATDVVFVTVGTGIGCGVLIDGRLFRGYRNRGMEMGHITVKCDGEACACGGRGCLEHYASTSALVRRFCELIGSGGDADVDGKDVVFFYKEGNPAAVQAMEEHWNYLAHGIASMINLFAPQRVVVGGGISEAGEFYLAKLREGVRRQMMSVCGEDTELVAATLGNRAGCMGAAGLVLDKMP is encoded by the coding sequence ATGGAACGCTATGCGATCGGAATAGACCTCGGCGGCACTTCGGTGAAGTACGCCGTGGTCGCCTCCTCCGGGGAGGTGCTTTTCAGCGGCCAGCTCCCTGCCTTTGCGCAGGAGAGCGCCGAAGCGGTGCTGGGGCAGGTTCTGAAAGGAGTCGAAGCCTGCCGGGATTATGCCGCCGGCAAGGGGCTGACGCTGGCCGGGGTCGGCATCGGCACCCCGGGCGTCGTCTCGGCCGACGGCCGCACGGTGCTGGGCGGTGCGGAGAACATCGCGGGGTGGGAGAACATCCCCCTCGCCGCCCGTATCGAGGAGGCCGCGGGGCTGAAGACCCTCGCCGGCAACGACGCCAACATGATGGCGCTGGGCGAAACGCTGTTCGGGGCCGCGAAAGGGGCCACGGACGTGGTTTTCGTCACCGTCGGAACGGGCATCGGCTGCGGCGTGCTGATCGACGGCCGTCTTTTCCGCGGCTACCGCAACCGCGGCATGGAGATGGGCCACATCACCGTCAAATGCGACGGCGAGGCGTGCGCCTGCGGCGGACGGGGATGTCTGGAGCATTACGCCTCGACCTCGGCGCTCGTGCGGCGGTTCTGCGAACTGATCGGCAGCGGCGGGGATGCCGACGTCGACGGCAAGGATGTGGTTTTCTTCTACAAGGAGGGGAACCCGGCCGCCGTGCAGGCCATGGAGGAGCACTGGAACTACCTCGCGCACGGCATCGCCTCGATGATAAACCTCTTCGCCCCGCAGCGCGTGGTCGTCGGGGGCGGCATCTCCGAAGCCGGGGAGTTCTACCTCGCCAAACTCCGCGAGGGGGTCCGGCGGCAGATGATGTCGGTCTGCGGCGAAGATACCGAACTCGTGGCCGCCACGCTGGGCAACCGTGCCGGGTGCATGGGCGCCGCGGGTCTCGTCCTCGATAAAATGCCGTGA
- a CDS encoding DUF4962 domain-containing protein yields MKRILLLAALLAASAAAAQLPAEIRLDKQALRPRYREWAQPTGGVAVMQNPPALLWPASGDSKHARYRVRLSQDSTFAGVAASEPFEWAAYACHEPLAEGRWYWQWSVAEPGAPERWSEIHAFTVDASARRFATLTGAELVRRVAAMPHHRLYVSRDGVDAFRTRAQRNPEARGAVRQARAKLGMELVPVAPTRPRDTTGMTPFEKKSLINFMYHKFGEVVTQPVVDFSTAYLLTGEEPFRDAAVRHALHAAALPVDSDATSEDFNRSAIMYGLAVGYDTACDRMMPEERAAVLEAIRVRGEYFYNHYVKDFEVHSMDNHVWQHTFRNFFFSSIATLGDLPEAEKWFRYCYEIWCARFPILGGDDGGWHDGSSYMQANLVTFIYVPFVLTRLTGVDFFDLPWYRNLPSFLIYSFPKGSYATGFGDDYEKMTSPSQLYMGFADALARELPSPEARWYADQLIGSDPKNLYRSKGFTLYRILTDKPADRVAPKAPARNTSRFYPDAGFSLMHTDPADASDDLMAAFFALPFGSTGHVHAAHNGFTINYGGRQLFGGTGYYSNFNDKHTLMHYRSRGHNTILADGMAQVIGENGYGWLARFADNEALTYTLGDASHAYDSIRTPFWIDRMEKSGVDYTRENGLGDPGVTRFRRHFLFLKPDVVVIYDELEAREPVAWTWLLHSHNRLTQAGTNAVAASNSLAEGRMDLFTSSDLELNLTDRFFSPAVNWKKRTGPDGKVQEYVNQWHSEFTTVAKSRAQRFLAIFRITPEGRKPLALKRDSKGRVTVGGWTVAAELDASKPASLSVTDRRGNAVLYNTPASKTGGSTVVRRRGEADRELVDELPASVR; encoded by the coding sequence ATGAAACGAATCCTGCTCTTGGCCGCGCTTCTCGCGGCATCCGCGGCCGCGGCGCAGCTCCCGGCCGAAATCCGGCTCGACAAACAGGCGTTGCGTCCCCGCTACCGCGAGTGGGCGCAGCCCACGGGCGGCGTTGCGGTGATGCAGAATCCGCCCGCACTGCTCTGGCCCGCCTCGGGCGATTCGAAACATGCTCGCTACCGTGTGCGGCTGTCGCAGGACAGCACCTTTGCCGGAGTTGCGGCCTCGGAGCCTTTCGAATGGGCGGCTTACGCCTGCCACGAGCCGCTCGCCGAGGGTCGCTGGTACTGGCAATGGTCCGTCGCCGAGCCCGGCGCACCGGAACGCTGGTCGGAAATCCATGCCTTTACCGTCGACGCTTCGGCCCGACGGTTCGCCACCCTGACGGGTGCCGAGCTGGTGCGCAGGGTCGCCGCGATGCCTCACCACCGCCTCTATGTCTCCCGCGACGGGGTCGATGCGTTCCGCACCCGGGCGCAGCGAAACCCCGAAGCCCGGGGAGCGGTGCGGCAGGCCCGCGCCAAACTCGGCATGGAGCTCGTGCCCGTAGCCCCGACGCGTCCGCGCGATACCACGGGGATGACGCCTTTCGAGAAGAAATCGCTCATCAACTTCATGTACCACAAATTCGGCGAGGTGGTCACGCAACCCGTCGTCGATTTCTCGACGGCCTACCTGCTCACGGGCGAGGAGCCGTTCCGCGATGCCGCCGTGCGCCACGCTCTCCACGCCGCCGCGCTGCCCGTCGACAGCGATGCCACGTCGGAGGATTTCAACCGCTCGGCCATCATGTACGGGCTGGCCGTGGGATACGATACGGCGTGCGACCGCATGATGCCCGAAGAGCGGGCCGCGGTGCTCGAAGCCATCCGTGTCCGGGGCGAATATTTCTACAACCACTATGTCAAGGATTTCGAGGTTCACTCGATGGACAACCACGTCTGGCAGCACACGTTCCGTAACTTCTTCTTCTCGTCGATCGCCACGCTGGGCGACCTGCCCGAGGCCGAAAAGTGGTTCCGCTACTGCTATGAGATCTGGTGCGCACGCTTCCCGATTCTGGGCGGCGACGACGGCGGCTGGCACGACGGCAGCAGCTACATGCAGGCCAATCTGGTGACGTTCATCTATGTGCCGTTCGTCCTCACGCGCCTGACGGGTGTCGATTTCTTCGACCTGCCGTGGTACCGCAACCTGCCCTCGTTTCTCATTTACTCCTTCCCGAAAGGCTCCTACGCCACGGGTTTCGGCGACGATTACGAGAAGATGACCTCCCCGTCGCAGCTCTACATGGGCTTCGCCGACGCGCTGGCCCGCGAACTCCCGAGCCCCGAAGCACGGTGGTACGCCGACCAACTGATCGGCAGCGATCCGAAGAACCTCTACCGTTCGAAGGGCTTCACGCTCTACCGCATACTGACCGACAAACCCGCCGACCGGGTGGCCCCCAAGGCCCCTGCGCGCAATACTTCGCGCTTTTATCCCGATGCGGGCTTCTCGCTGATGCACACCGACCCGGCCGATGCGTCGGACGACCTGATGGCGGCCTTCTTCGCCCTGCCGTTCGGCTCGACGGGCCATGTCCACGCCGCGCACAACGGCTTCACGATCAACTACGGCGGCCGCCAGTTGTTCGGCGGTACGGGCTACTATTCGAATTTCAACGACAAGCATACGCTGATGCACTACCGTTCGCGGGGCCACAACACGATCCTCGCCGACGGCATGGCGCAGGTCATCGGCGAGAACGGCTACGGCTGGCTGGCGCGCTTCGCCGACAACGAGGCGCTGACCTACACGCTGGGCGACGCTTCGCACGCCTACGACTCGATCCGCACGCCGTTCTGGATCGACCGCATGGAGAAATCGGGCGTGGACTACACCCGTGAAAACGGGCTGGGCGATCCGGGCGTCACGCGCTTCCGCCGCCATTTCCTCTTCCTGAAACCCGACGTCGTCGTCATTTACGACGAATTGGAGGCCCGTGAACCCGTCGCATGGACGTGGCTGCTGCACAGCCACAACCGCCTGACACAAGCCGGAACGAATGCCGTCGCGGCTTCCAACTCGCTGGCCGAGGGGCGGATGGACCTCTTCACCTCAAGTGATTTGGAGCTGAACCTCACGGACCGGTTCTTCTCCCCGGCGGTCAACTGGAAGAAACGCACGGGACCCGACGGCAAGGTGCAGGAGTATGTGAACCAGTGGCATTCGGAGTTCACGACCGTGGCGAAGAGCCGCGCGCAGCGTTTTCTGGCCATTTTCCGCATCACCCCCGAGGGCCGCAAGCCGCTGGCGTTGAAACGCGACTCGAAAGGCCGCGTGACGGTCGGCGGATGGACCGTCGCCGCCGAACTCGACGCCTCGAAACCCGCATCGCTCTCGGTCACGGACCGCCGCGGCAACGCCGTGCTCTACAACACCCCGGCGTCGAAGACCGGGGGCAGCACCGTCGTTCGCCGCAGGGGTGAGGCCGACCGCGAACTGGTCGACGAGCTCCCCGCGTCGGTGCGCTGA
- a CDS encoding Tat pathway signal sequence produces the protein MDRRDFLKASGWTLLGLAAAGTLPGCSKLGDKDSLPDNLKKGFPSLKDLKVFWGDVHNHCNVTYGHGDLSDALAAAEQQLDFVSVTPHALWPDIPGENDPRLDWVIGYHTEAFKRLRAGGYDKYLAAVKAADRPGEFLTFPSYECHSMEHGDHVALFHDFDAPLVECTSVPDLKERLKEYDCYITPHHMGYMTGFRGYNWAAFREDRQTPFVEMFSRHGLAESDTGDYDYLHDMGPRIWEGSIQYGLEQGHKFGLMCSTDQHAGYPGSYGDGRIGVYAPALDRDAIWENMGKRHVCGVTGDKIKIDFRINGGASGDVIRAGRREIYLNVEGQNAVDYVDLIKNGQCIARLNGPHRAAAPGDEVIRTKIKVNFGWNREEEYVHWQGLLRLTDGSIDDLQTCFRGAAFTSPQPGETEFHTRVNRVVERDARHVALDMYSSKNPNVMTPAMQGVVLDVTAPRTAKLVAEFNGHTYEHSIGELLEGARAHFLRGWLSEAVQFERAQPEAAFCAGHYMVDDKAQRDTDYYYVRVRQRDGQWGWCSPIWVERA, from the coding sequence ATGGATAGAAGAGATTTTCTGAAGGCTTCGGGATGGACCCTGCTCGGTTTGGCGGCCGCGGGCACGCTCCCCGGATGTTCGAAACTGGGCGACAAGGATTCGCTGCCCGACAACCTGAAAAAGGGATTTCCCTCGCTCAAGGACCTCAAGGTCTTCTGGGGCGACGTGCACAACCACTGCAACGTGACCTACGGCCACGGCGACCTCTCGGATGCCCTCGCCGCCGCCGAACAGCAGTTGGATTTCGTGTCGGTGACGCCCCACGCCCTGTGGCCCGACATCCCGGGCGAGAACGATCCGCGCCTCGACTGGGTCATCGGCTACCACACCGAGGCTTTCAAGCGCCTGCGCGCCGGGGGTTACGACAAATACCTCGCGGCAGTCAAGGCGGCCGACCGCCCGGGTGAGTTCCTGACATTCCCCTCCTACGAGTGCCACAGCATGGAGCACGGCGACCATGTGGCGCTGTTCCACGATTTCGACGCTCCGCTGGTCGAGTGCACCTCGGTTCCCGACCTCAAGGAGCGGCTCAAGGAGTACGACTGCTACATCACGCCCCACCACATGGGCTACATGACGGGTTTTCGCGGCTATAACTGGGCGGCATTCCGCGAGGACCGGCAGACGCCGTTCGTCGAGATGTTCTCGCGCCACGGACTCGCCGAGAGCGACACGGGCGACTACGACTACCTGCACGACATGGGCCCGCGCATCTGGGAGGGCTCGATCCAGTATGGTCTGGAGCAGGGCCACAAGTTCGGCCTGATGTGCTCCACCGACCAGCATGCCGGTTATCCGGGCAGCTACGGCGACGGCCGCATCGGAGTCTATGCCCCGGCGCTGGACCGCGACGCCATCTGGGAGAACATGGGCAAACGCCATGTCTGCGGCGTTACGGGCGACAAGATCAAGATCGACTTCCGCATCAACGGCGGCGCTTCGGGCGACGTCATCAGGGCCGGACGGCGCGAGATATACCTCAATGTCGAGGGTCAGAACGCCGTCGACTATGTGGACCTCATCAAGAACGGCCAGTGCATCGCACGGCTCAACGGCCCGCACCGCGCCGCCGCGCCCGGCGACGAGGTGATCCGCACGAAGATCAAGGTCAACTTCGGCTGGAACCGCGAGGAGGAGTACGTCCACTGGCAGGGACTGCTGCGCCTGACGGACGGCTCGATAGATGATTTGCAGACCTGCTTCCGCGGTGCGGCCTTCACCTCGCCGCAGCCCGGCGAAACGGAGTTCCACACGCGGGTCAACCGTGTCGTGGAGCGCGACGCACGGCATGTGGCGCTCGACATGTATTCGTCGAAGAATCCCAATGTGATGACCCCGGCCATGCAGGGCGTGGTCCTCGACGTGACGGCTCCCCGCACGGCGAAGCTCGTCGCCGAGTTCAACGGCCACACCTACGAACATTCGATCGGGGAGCTGCTGGAGGGCGCCCGGGCGCATTTCCTGCGCGGATGGCTCTCGGAGGCCGTTCAGTTCGAACGCGCACAGCCCGAGGCGGCTTTCTGCGCGGGTCACTACATGGTCGACGACAAGGCTCAGCGCGATACCGATTACTACTATGTGCGCGTGCGCCAGCGCGACGGACAGTGGGGCTGGTGTTCGCCGATCTGGGTGGAAAGGGCCTGA
- a CDS encoding hybrid sensor histidine kinase/response regulator transcription factor encodes MLKLKHALLLLALFAVFSGRASAAIEFRTLSVNEGLSQSTVMAIAQDGMGRIWMGTQDGLNCYDGYSFTVFRRMEGDPQSLGDNSVNALFADGGLLWIGTASGLSCYDASTQTFENFRLEGRNMQVADIAATADGDLILATDLGIVLFDRASRELEIRTYLTGISVHAVCPSRDGFLVGTSNGIYTYSSTYGNAVRILPQMARYDIASIVADGDGYWVATHGNGLYRLDGTLQVTGRYDAAANPGLVSDYIRVLKTDSEGRLWIGTFDGLSIRDPQSGRFERYVHTSEAGSLSHNSIRSIFIDAQRGVWLGTYYGGVSYYHPLARRFGVLRHDPTRNSLGDNTVSCIVEDPASESLWIGTNDDGVNLYDRRTGRFTEFNTANGALLSNNVKCVYPDGRGRVWIGTHAGGLSSMDAATRRTRHYPVNASIPINNSCYSLLDGGDGTLWVGTLNGLLSFDTAAGRFSRHLCADYEPRLGSLQITTLFRDSKRRVWIGTGAGLYLWQPDVRQVMTCELNPVKEGISPPRRDIAVMCVTEDSHRNIWIGTRHGLYRYNASDNSFTRFTVADGLPNDFVYGILEDELARLWISTNSGLACFDTRKNTFRRYSLRDGIANNQFNLYSYCRSRDGIFWFGGIGGITWFRPHDLVDNPFAPEPQITGVDVADADGDRRVRIERDSAGRVTAAAFPSVRNIFTVRFVAVNPLSGGRNTFAYKLEGFNTRWYETSHLEANYSNLKPGHYVFKVRAANNDGRWNELPATVEIRVLPMWWQTLVAKILWVLLALGFVGGVVAALLGRMKMKMQLRVERLEKESIGQLSQEKIRFYINLSHELRTPLTLILSPLQEIREHGTADKYVSSRLNYIYRNSLKLLHIINQLLDYRKAELEMFKMKVAVQDVDAIVAEVFSMFEEVAQNRDMDYILSSELKGEALPVDRMFLEMMLTNLLSNAFKFTPDGGIIRVALQRGEGCFRLTVRDSGIGIPPDQQERIFERFYQVSESHDGSGIGLSIVRRIVELHQGSIALRSEPGRFSEFTITLPDNIEVYPAGKRAGEHDVRASIIRDAEKFLPEEWSGEGGDFAPAEEVPEQTRGTILLVESNAEVARYVADHFKARYSVEVAADGNDALERLKTLEPDIIIADRVLPGLDGLKLCQAVKQNIRTCHIPVVILATEGSVEEQITGIEAGADSYLPMPLSISLLAANVQNLLKARYRMRHYYSDDAEIDPDKITSNSMDGEFLKKAIRIVEENMDNEEFSSNDFSKALCMSRSNLHLKMKSITGESATKFIRKIRFNYACKLLLDRKYSISEISSMVGFNSPSYFATSFKKHVGCLPTEYVRSRTKGEKAG; translated from the coding sequence ATGCTGAAACTCAAACATGCGCTTCTCCTGCTCGCTCTGTTCGCCGTTTTCTCCGGCAGGGCCTCCGCAGCCATCGAATTCCGGACGCTGTCGGTCAACGAGGGTCTGTCGCAAAGCACCGTGATGGCCATTGCGCAGGACGGGATGGGGCGTATCTGGATGGGGACGCAGGATGGTCTGAACTGCTACGACGGCTATTCGTTCACGGTGTTCCGCCGCATGGAGGGCGATCCGCAGAGTCTGGGCGACAACTCGGTCAACGCGCTGTTCGCCGACGGGGGCCTGCTCTGGATCGGCACGGCGTCGGGACTGTCGTGTTACGACGCCTCGACGCAGACTTTCGAGAATTTCCGGCTCGAGGGGCGTAACATGCAGGTCGCCGACATTGCCGCCACGGCCGACGGCGATCTGATCCTCGCCACCGATCTGGGCATCGTGCTCTTCGACCGCGCCAGCCGCGAGCTCGAGATCAGGACTTACCTTACGGGCATCAGCGTGCATGCCGTCTGTCCCTCGCGCGACGGATTTCTGGTCGGAACCTCCAACGGCATCTACACCTACTCCTCGACCTACGGCAACGCCGTGCGCATCCTGCCGCAGATGGCTCGTTACGACATCGCCAGCATCGTCGCCGACGGCGACGGATACTGGGTCGCCACCCACGGCAACGGCCTCTACCGCCTCGACGGGACGTTGCAGGTCACCGGGCGCTATGACGCGGCGGCGAATCCCGGGCTGGTCTCGGACTACATCCGCGTCCTGAAAACCGACTCCGAGGGGCGGCTCTGGATCGGCACTTTCGACGGCCTTTCGATCCGCGACCCGCAAAGCGGGCGCTTCGAACGCTATGTGCACACCTCCGAGGCGGGTTCGCTGAGCCACAACTCGATACGCTCCATCTTCATCGACGCCCAGCGGGGTGTCTGGCTCGGGACCTACTACGGCGGAGTGAGCTACTACCATCCGCTGGCCCGCCGTTTCGGGGTGCTGCGCCACGACCCGACGCGCAATTCGCTGGGCGACAACACGGTGAGCTGCATTGTCGAGGACCCCGCGTCGGAGAGCCTCTGGATCGGCACCAACGACGACGGCGTGAATCTTTACGACCGCCGCACGGGGCGTTTTACGGAGTTCAACACCGCCAACGGCGCCCTTTTGTCGAACAACGTCAAATGCGTCTATCCCGACGGCCGCGGCCGCGTGTGGATCGGCACCCACGCCGGGGGACTGAGCTCGATGGATGCCGCGACACGGCGCACGCGCCACTATCCGGTCAACGCCTCGATCCCGATCAACAACAGTTGTTATTCGCTGCTCGACGGCGGCGACGGGACGCTGTGGGTCGGCACGCTCAACGGACTGCTGTCGTTCGACACCGCCGCGGGGCGTTTCTCGCGCCACCTCTGCGCCGATTACGAGCCCCGGCTGGGGTCGTTGCAGATCACGACGCTTTTCCGCGATTCGAAACGCCGCGTGTGGATCGGCACCGGGGCCGGGCTGTACCTCTGGCAGCCCGACGTGCGGCAGGTGATGACCTGCGAGCTGAATCCGGTGAAGGAGGGAATTTCCCCCCCCCGGCGGGATATCGCCGTGATGTGCGTCACGGAGGATTCACACCGTAATATCTGGATCGGTACCCGTCACGGGTTATACCGCTACAACGCTTCGGACAATTCGTTCACGCGCTTCACCGTGGCCGACGGACTGCCCAACGACTTCGTCTACGGCATCCTCGAGGACGAGCTGGCGCGGCTGTGGATTTCGACCAACAGCGGTCTGGCGTGCTTCGACACCCGGAAGAACACCTTCCGCCGCTACTCCCTGCGCGACGGCATCGCCAACAACCAGTTCAACCTCTACTCCTACTGCCGGAGCCGCGACGGGATATTCTGGTTCGGCGGCATCGGCGGCATCACATGGTTCCGGCCCCACGATCTGGTGGACAACCCATTCGCGCCCGAGCCGCAGATCACGGGCGTCGACGTGGCCGATGCGGACGGCGACCGCCGCGTGCGCATCGAGCGCGATTCGGCGGGTCGGGTCACGGCGGCGGCGTTCCCCTCCGTGCGCAACATCTTCACGGTGCGCTTCGTGGCGGTCAACCCGCTCTCCGGGGGTCGCAACACCTTTGCCTATAAGTTAGAGGGCTTCAACACCCGCTGGTACGAGACCTCGCACCTCGAGGCCAACTATTCGAACCTCAAGCCCGGGCACTATGTCTTCAAGGTCCGCGCGGCGAACAACGACGGACGCTGGAACGAACTCCCCGCGACGGTCGAGATCCGCGTGCTGCCGATGTGGTGGCAGACTCTCGTGGCGAAAATTCTGTGGGTGCTGCTGGCGCTGGGCTTCGTCGGAGGTGTCGTGGCGGCGCTGCTGGGCCGCATGAAGATGAAGATGCAGTTGCGTGTGGAGCGGCTGGAGAAGGAGTCCATCGGCCAGCTCAGTCAGGAGAAGATACGTTTCTACATCAACCTCTCGCACGAACTGCGCACGCCGCTGACGCTGATTCTCTCGCCCCTGCAGGAGATTCGTGAACACGGCACGGCCGACAAATACGTTTCGTCGCGTCTGAACTACATCTACCGCAACAGCCTCAAACTGTTACACATCATCAACCAACTGCTGGACTACCGCAAGGCCGAACTGGAGATGTTCAAGATGAAGGTCGCCGTGCAGGACGTCGACGCCATCGTCGCCGAGGTCTTCTCGATGTTCGAGGAGGTGGCCCAGAACCGCGACATGGATTATATCCTCAGCTCCGAGCTGAAGGGCGAGGCGCTGCCCGTCGACCGGATGTTCCTCGAGATGATGCTCACCAACCTGCTGTCGAACGCCTTCAAGTTCACGCCCGACGGCGGCATCATCCGCGTTGCGTTGCAGCGCGGCGAGGGGTGTTTCCGCCTTACGGTCCGCGACTCCGGCATCGGCATCCCGCCCGACCAGCAGGAGCGTATTTTCGAGCGTTTCTATCAGGTCAGCGAATCGCACGACGGTTCGGGCATCGGGCTCTCGATCGTCCGCCGCATCGTCGAACTGCATCAGGGGTCGATCGCCCTGCGCAGCGAACCGGGGCGTTTTTCGGAGTTCACCATCACGCTGCCCGACAATATCGAAGTCTATCCGGCCGGGAAACGCGCCGGGGAGCACGACGTGCGGGCCTCGATCATCCGCGACGCCGAGAAGTTCCTGCCCGAGGAGTGGTCGGGCGAGGGCGGCGATTTCGCTCCGGCCGAGGAGGTTCCGGAGCAGACGCGCGGCACGATCCTGCTGGTCGAGTCCAACGCCGAAGTGGCGCGCTATGTCGCCGACCATTTCAAGGCCCGTTACAGCGTCGAGGTGGCCGCCGACGGCAACGACGCCCTCGAACGGCTCAAGACGCTGGAGCCCGACATCATCATCGCCGACCGCGTCCTGCCGGGATTGGACGGGCTGAAACTCTGTCAGGCGGTGAAGCAGAACATCCGCACCTGCCACATCCCGGTGGTGATCCTCGCCACCGAAGGCAGCGTCGAGGAGCAGATCACGGGCATCGAGGCCGGGGCCGACAGCTACCTGCCGATGCCGCTGTCGATCTCGCTGCTTGCGGCCAATGTCCAGAACCTGCTGAAGGCCCGCTACCGGATGCGCCACTACTATTCCGACGACGCGGAGATCGACCCCGACAAGATCACCTCCAACTCGATGGACGGGGAGTTCTTGAAAAAGGCCATCCGCATCGTCGAGGAGAACATGGACAACGAGGAGTTCTCGTCGAACGATTTCAGCAAGGCGCTCTGCATGAGCCGTTCGAACCTCCACCTGAAGATGAAGTCCATCACGGGCGAGTCGGCCACGAAGTTCATCCGCAAGATACGTTTCAACTACGCCTGCAAACTGCTGCTGGACCGCAAATACTCGATTTCGGAAATCAGCTCGATGGTGGGTTTCAACTCCCCGTCGTATTTCGCCACGAGTTTCAAGAAGCACGTCGGATGCCTGCCCACGGAGTATGTCCGCAGCCGCACCAAGGGCGAGAAGGCAGGGTAG
- a CDS encoding sulfatase family protein — translation MRCGARYAAVPLTLAALAGCSEGQPKRPNIIVMMTDDHTTQAMSCYGSLLVETPNLDRLAREGMLFESCYVSNAISGPSRACILTGKYSHVNGFTDNSRTFDGDQQTFPKLLHDAGYQTAMIGKWHLNSEPQGFDFWSILVGQGEYYSPLFIENGEERTEPGYVTDVITDKAIGFLERRDKSRPFAMLYYHKAPHRNWMPAQRHLGINDDRVFPEPFNLLDDYSGRGSAAREQAMEIGRDMWPEWDLKLMTPEQLAQSCELETSGDANKDDVSRANDWRSSLMQYQAAYNRMTPEERANWDRAYAPRIAEYGRLKGRATQEELTRWKYQQYMKDYCAVIKGVDENVGRLLKYLEEIGELDNTIIVYTSDQGFFLGEHGWFDKRFMYEECQRTPLLVRYPKAVAAGVRTKALAMNIDLAPTFVDMAGLEVPADMQGRSLKGVLTSGGKTPEAWRTGVYYHYYEYPSWHSVKRHYGIRTADYKLIHFYNDVDEWELYDLKKDPHEMHNVYNDPGYAAIRSDMHARLEKLQQECGDTDPCEREYEFFRGADQL, via the coding sequence ATGCGGTGCGGTGCGCGTTATGCCGCCGTGCCGCTGACGCTGGCAGCCCTTGCGGGGTGCAGCGAGGGGCAGCCCAAGCGCCCCAACATCATCGTCATGATGACCGACGACCACACCACGCAGGCCATGAGCTGTTACGGCAGCCTGCTGGTCGAAACCCCCAACCTCGACCGTCTGGCGCGCGAAGGCATGCTCTTCGAGAGCTGCTACGTCTCCAATGCCATTTCGGGACCCTCGCGGGCCTGCATCCTCACGGGCAAGTACAGCCATGTGAACGGCTTCACGGACAATTCGCGCACGTTCGACGGCGACCAGCAGACGTTCCCCAAGCTGTTGCACGACGCCGGCTACCAGACGGCGATGATCGGCAAGTGGCACCTCAATTCCGAGCCGCAGGGTTTCGATTTCTGGAGCATTCTCGTGGGGCAGGGCGAGTACTATTCGCCGCTGTTCATCGAGAACGGCGAGGAGCGGACCGAGCCGGGCTATGTGACGGACGTCATCACCGACAAGGCCATCGGATTCCTCGAGCGGCGCGACAAGTCGCGTCCTTTCGCCATGCTCTACTACCACAAGGCCCCGCACCGCAACTGGATGCCCGCGCAGCGTCATCTGGGCATCAACGACGACCGGGTTTTCCCCGAGCCCTTCAACCTGCTGGACGACTATTCGGGTCGCGGCAGCGCCGCCCGCGAGCAGGCGATGGAGATCGGCCGCGACATGTGGCCCGAGTGGGACCTCAAGCTGATGACCCCCGAGCAACTGGCGCAGTCCTGTGAACTCGAAACCTCGGGCGACGCCAACAAGGACGACGTGTCGCGCGCCAACGACTGGCGCAGCAGCCTGATGCAGTATCAGGCGGCCTACAACCGCATGACCCCCGAGGAGCGGGCCAACTGGGATCGGGCCTACGCCCCGCGCATCGCCGAGTACGGGCGTCTGAAAGGACGGGCGACGCAGGAGGAGCTGACGCGCTGGAAATACCAGCAGTATATGAAGGACTACTGCGCCGTCATCAAGGGTGTCGACGAGAACGTCGGGCGTCTGCTGAAATACCTCGAAGAGATCGGCGAGCTCGACAACACGATCATCGTCTACACCTCCGATCAGGGCTTCTTTCTGGGCGAGCACGGGTGGTTCGACAAACGCTTCATGTACGAGGAGTGCCAGCGCACGCCGCTGCTGGTGCGCTACCCGAAGGCCGTCGCCGCGGGCGTCCGCACCAAGGCGCTGGCTATGAACATCGATCTGGCGCCGACGTTCGTCGACATGGCCGGGCTGGAGGTTCCCGCCGACATGCAGGGCCGTTCGCTGAAAGGGGTGCTCACCTCGGGCGGCAAGACGCCCGAAGCGTGGCGCACGGGGGTCTACTACCACTATTACGAATACCCCTCGTGGCACTCCGTGAAGCGGCATTACGGCATCCGGACGGCCGATTACAAACTCATCCACTTCTACAACGACGTCGACGAGTGGGAGCTCTACGACCTGAAGAAAGACCCCCACGAGATGCACAACGTCTACAACGATCCCGGCTATGCCGCCATTCGCAGCGACATGCACGCGCGGCTCGAAAAACTCCAGCAGGAGTGCGGCGACACGGACCCCTGCGAGCGGGAGTACGAATTTTTCCGCGGCGCGGACCAACTCTGA